One segment of Thermosipho atlanticus DSM 15807 DNA contains the following:
- a CDS encoding sodium:proton antiporter, giving the protein MIYYIAFILIGIGIYGILTQKNLFKFLVSLTIIDTAINIFIISLGYIEGKDVPIYSQYTTVANFVDPLPQALVLTAIVIGVGTLALGASLLIKVYEKYETLEVEEIAAKEAKE; this is encoded by the coding sequence ATGATCTACTATATTGCTTTTATTTTGATAGGAATAGGTATATATGGAATTTTAACTCAGAAAAATTTGTTTAAATTTTTAGTATCTTTAACAATTATAGATACCGCAATAAATATATTTATAATTTCTCTTGGATATATTGAAGGAAAAGATGTACCGATATATTCTCAATATACCACTGTTGCCAATTTTGTAGATCCATTACCACAAGCATTGGTACTTACAGCGATTGTAATTGGTGTTGGGACACTTGCTCTTGGTGCGTCTTTGTTGATAAAAGTTTACGAAAAATACGAAACTTTAGAAGTTGAAGAAATCGCCGCAAAGGAGGCGAAAGAATGA
- a CDS encoding complex I subunit 5 family protein, producing the protein MTALLVVVPLLSAFLFVPFKEKAKYILPIIVIINLFLLMNLPVNSTVQMGGWKAPFGIVLVLDSASFYTLLVVNIIFLIVSLIPQIADGLSIVLLILLSSLNGIILTGDIFNSFVFLEITAAAAYIIASSKKNYYGAYKYLIVGSVAGGFYLLGAIYAYIGTGSLNFADILLNMNSSFLPYVALMLFIGLAVESKILPLAGWVPDVYASGSAIAPTILATSVTFSMFYLLSRIFITVFSGYFLDILYVFGLITLVLAEIAAFRQENLLKALAFSSIAQAGLILSVLSLNTSNALTAAYFHLLNDATSKIILFVIGATLIGSFMNNKTAGISFSIASFSLIGFPLFAGFRSKLLILQSAFEKGDYLLPALLLFSTIIEAAYLLKWNIKLWYGEAKEHSNISWNILLITLVLSLLLIYIGIHPEMYLKISENISQGIISSQTYINNVLGGM; encoded by the coding sequence ATGACGGCATTACTTGTTGTTGTACCTTTACTTTCTGCGTTTTTATTTGTACCTTTTAAGGAAAAGGCAAAATATATCCTTCCAATTATAGTTATTATTAACCTTTTTTTATTGATGAATCTTCCCGTTAATTCGACGGTGCAGATGGGAGGATGGAAGGCACCATTTGGAATTGTTTTAGTTTTAGATTCTGCAAGTTTTTACACGCTTTTGGTTGTTAACATAATATTTTTAATTGTTTCGTTGATACCTCAAATTGCCGATGGCTTATCGATAGTATTATTGATTTTACTTTCCTCTTTGAATGGAATAATTTTAACCGGTGATATTTTCAACTCGTTTGTTTTCTTAGAGATAACAGCGGCTGCAGCTTACATTATTGCATCTTCAAAGAAAAATTATTATGGTGCCTATAAATATCTTATTGTCGGAAGTGTTGCAGGTGGATTTTATCTTTTAGGTGCTATATATGCATATATAGGAACAGGTTCTTTGAATTTTGCAGATATTTTACTTAACATGAATAGTTCATTTTTACCTTATGTTGCCCTCATGTTATTTATAGGTTTGGCTGTTGAGAGTAAGATTTTACCATTAGCAGGTTGGGTTCCAGATGTTTATGCTTCTGGTTCAGCAATAGCACCAACTATTTTGGCAACAAGTGTAACTTTCTCAATGTTTTATCTTTTGAGCAGGATATTTATTACAGTTTTTAGTGGCTATTTTTTGGATATTTTGTATGTTTTTGGATTGATTACTTTGGTGTTAGCTGAAATTGCTGCATTTAGACAAGAAAATCTTTTAAAAGCGCTTGCATTTTCCTCTATAGCACAAGCGGGTCTAATATTAAGTGTGCTTTCTCTCAATACATCTAACGCATTGACTGCTGCTTATTTTCATTTGTTAAATGATGCAACTTCAAAAATAATTTTATTTGTTATTGGTGCAACCTTAATAGGAAGTTTTATGAATAACAAAACTGCAGGTATTTCCTTTAGTATTGCATCGTTTTCATTAATTGGTTTTCCACTTTTTGCAGGATTTAGAAGTAAATTGTTAATTTTGCAAAGTGCATTTGAGAAAGGGGATTATTTATTACCTGCACTTTTGTTATTTTCAACTATAATAGAGGCTGCATATTTGTTGAAGTGGAATATAAAGCTTTGGTATGGTGAGGCTAAGGAACATTCTAATATTTCATGGAATATTTTATTGATTACTTTGGTGTTATCTCTACTTTTAATCTACATAGGTATACATCCTGAAATGTATTTAAAGATCTCTGAGAATATATCGCAAGGTATAATAAGCTCTCAGACGTATATTAATAACGTTTTAGGAGGGATGTAA